In the Gossypium raimondii isolate GPD5lz chromosome 9, ASM2569854v1, whole genome shotgun sequence genome, one interval contains:
- the LOC105799245 gene encoding transcription factor E2FB isoform X2: MDGVEKQKFQHFSKRNKYKIYKMLFSSPAFFTFHFANYRSNQFPPKRLPFFPQFRYSSFKGKGPQKPNFLFKFNFLMSASQEPLNQSLQLQNQQLPFSMKPPFMSPGGDYHHFASTESRRLADQKGDAIVVQSPRKSDVADREVESGDWARPPGYTEVIGSPLQTPVSGKGGKAQKISRLTKNSRSGPQIPASNLGSPGNNVTPTGPCRYDSSLGLLTRKFINLIKQAEDGILDLNKAADTLEVQKRRIYDITNVLEGIGLIEKKLKNRIQWKGLDVSRPGKIDENVTTLQVHAHAEVENLSIEERCLDEQIREMQERLRNLSEDENNQKWLFVTEEDIKSLPCFQNETLIAIKAPHGTTLEVPDPDEAVDYSQRRYRIVLRSSMGPIDVYLVSQFEEKFEEIQGADPPPNFPSTSGLNENPATTMVPEESRGKEIEMQGQDDNRMCSDLNASQDFVSGIMKIVPSDVDCDADYWLLSDPSVSITDMWRTESLIEWSELGTLNEGYGIATVSSTCPQTPTLNATEAPSANSTGK; encoded by the exons ATGGATGGGGTGGAGAAACagaaatttcaacattttagcaaaagaaataaatataaaatatataaaatgttattttcctCTCCCGCTTTTTTCACTTTCCATTTTGCTAATTACAGGTCTAACCAATTCCCCCCAAAAAGACTTCCCTTTTTCCCACAGTTCCGTTACTCTTCTTTCAAAGGAAAGGGTCCCCAGAAGcccaattttcttttcaaatttaattttctcaTGTCCGCTTCTCAAGAGCCGTTAAACCAATCCCTACAGCTGCAAAATCAGCAGCTGCCTTTCTCTATGAAGCCGCCGTTTATGTCTCCTGGAGGCGATTATCACCACTTTGCTTCCACCGAGTCTCGCCGCTTAGCCGATCAAAAAGGCGATGCCATTGTCGTCCAATCTCCT AGGAAGAGTGACGTAGCAGATCGAGAAGTTGAGTCTGGTGACTGGGCAAGGCCTCCAGGGTACACTGAAGTTATTGGCAGTCCTCTCCAGACACCTGTATCAGGAAAAGGGGGAAAGGCTCAAAAAATATCAAGGCTAACAAAGAACAGTAGATCTGGTCCTCAAATTCCTGCTTCAAATCTTG GTTCTCCTGGCAATAATGTCACTCCTACAGGTCCCTGCCGTTATGACAGCTCCTTAG GGCTTTTGACAAGGAAGttcatcaatttgattaaaCAAGCTGAAGATGGTATTCTTGATTTGAATAAAGCTGCTGATACCTTGGAG GTGCAAAAGAGGAGGATATATGACATTACCAATGTTCTTGAAGGAATTGGTCTCATagaaaagaaactcaagaaCAGAATTCAGTGGAA GGGGCTTGATGTCTCAAGGCCAGGCAAGATTGATGAGAATGTCACTACTTTGCag gTACATGCACAT GCAGAGGTTGAGAACCTTTCTATCGAGGAACGCTGTTTAGATGAACAAATCAG AGAAATGCAAGAAAGATTGAGGAACCTCAGTGAAgacgaaaataatcaaaa GTGGCTCTTTGTCACCGAGGAAGATATCAAGAGCTTACCCTGCTTCCAG AATGAAACACTAATAGCCATTAAAGCTCCACATGGAACCACTCTGGAAGTCCCAGATCCTGACGAG GCTGTTGACTATTCCCAAAGGAGGTACAGGATTGTCCTCAGAAGCTCAATGGGTCCTATAGATGTTTACCTTGTCAG TCAATTTGAGGAGAAATTTGAAGAGATACAAGGAGCGGATCCACCTCCAAACTTTCCATCAACTTCAGGCTTGAATGAGAACCCAGCAACAACAATGGTACCAGAGGAAAGCAGAGGGAAGGAGATTGAAATGCAGGGGCAAGATGATAATAGAATGTGCTCAGATCTTAATGCCTCACAGGATTTTGTGAGTGGGATCATGAAGATCGTTCCCTCTGATGTAGAc TGTGATGCTGATTATTGGCTATTATCAGATCCAAGCGTTAGCATCACTGACATGTGGCGGACTGAAT CTCTGATTGAGTGGAGCGAGCTTGGTACGCTAAATGAGGGCTATGGCATTGCCACAGTTAGCTCAACATGTCCCCAAACACCCACTTTAAATGCAACAGAAGCACCTTCTGCTAACTCAACCGGGAAGTGA
- the LOC105799245 gene encoding transcription factor E2FB isoform X4 produces the protein MDGVEKQKFQHFSKRNKYKIYKMLFSSPAFFTFHFANYRSNQFPPKRLPFFPQFRYSSFKGKGPQKPNFLFKFNFLMSASQEPLNQSLQLQNQQLPFSMKPPFMSPGGDYHHFASTESRRLADQKGDAIVVQSPRKSDVADREVESGDWARPPGYTEVIGSPLQTPVSGKGGKAQKISRLTKNSRSGPQIPASNLGSPGNNVTPTGPCRYDSSLGLLTRKFINLIKQAEDGILDLNKAADTLEVQKRRIYDITNVLEGIGLIEKKLKNRIQWKGLDVSRPGKIDENVTTLQAEVENLSIEERCLDEQIREMQERLRNLSEDENNQKWLFVTEEDIKSLPCFQNETLIAIKAPHGTTLEVPDPDEAVDYSQRRYRIVLRSSMGPIDVYLVSQFEEKFEEIQGADPPPNFPSTSGLNENPATTMVPEESRGKEIEMQGQDDNRMCSDLNASQDFVSGIMKIVPSDVDCDADYWLLSDPSVSITDMWRTESLIEWSELGTLNEGYGIATVSSTCPQTPTLNATEAPSANSTGK, from the exons ATGGATGGGGTGGAGAAACagaaatttcaacattttagcaaaagaaataaatataaaatatataaaatgttattttcctCTCCCGCTTTTTTCACTTTCCATTTTGCTAATTACAGGTCTAACCAATTCCCCCCAAAAAGACTTCCCTTTTTCCCACAGTTCCGTTACTCTTCTTTCAAAGGAAAGGGTCCCCAGAAGcccaattttcttttcaaatttaattttctcaTGTCCGCTTCTCAAGAGCCGTTAAACCAATCCCTACAGCTGCAAAATCAGCAGCTGCCTTTCTCTATGAAGCCGCCGTTTATGTCTCCTGGAGGCGATTATCACCACTTTGCTTCCACCGAGTCTCGCCGCTTAGCCGATCAAAAAGGCGATGCCATTGTCGTCCAATCTCCT AGGAAGAGTGACGTAGCAGATCGAGAAGTTGAGTCTGGTGACTGGGCAAGGCCTCCAGGGTACACTGAAGTTATTGGCAGTCCTCTCCAGACACCTGTATCAGGAAAAGGGGGAAAGGCTCAAAAAATATCAAGGCTAACAAAGAACAGTAGATCTGGTCCTCAAATTCCTGCTTCAAATCTTG GTTCTCCTGGCAATAATGTCACTCCTACAGGTCCCTGCCGTTATGACAGCTCCTTAG GGCTTTTGACAAGGAAGttcatcaatttgattaaaCAAGCTGAAGATGGTATTCTTGATTTGAATAAAGCTGCTGATACCTTGGAG GTGCAAAAGAGGAGGATATATGACATTACCAATGTTCTTGAAGGAATTGGTCTCATagaaaagaaactcaagaaCAGAATTCAGTGGAA GGGGCTTGATGTCTCAAGGCCAGGCAAGATTGATGAGAATGTCACTACTTTGCag GCAGAGGTTGAGAACCTTTCTATCGAGGAACGCTGTTTAGATGAACAAATCAG AGAAATGCAAGAAAGATTGAGGAACCTCAGTGAAgacgaaaataatcaaaa GTGGCTCTTTGTCACCGAGGAAGATATCAAGAGCTTACCCTGCTTCCAG AATGAAACACTAATAGCCATTAAAGCTCCACATGGAACCACTCTGGAAGTCCCAGATCCTGACGAG GCTGTTGACTATTCCCAAAGGAGGTACAGGATTGTCCTCAGAAGCTCAATGGGTCCTATAGATGTTTACCTTGTCAG TCAATTTGAGGAGAAATTTGAAGAGATACAAGGAGCGGATCCACCTCCAAACTTTCCATCAACTTCAGGCTTGAATGAGAACCCAGCAACAACAATGGTACCAGAGGAAAGCAGAGGGAAGGAGATTGAAATGCAGGGGCAAGATGATAATAGAATGTGCTCAGATCTTAATGCCTCACAGGATTTTGTGAGTGGGATCATGAAGATCGTTCCCTCTGATGTAGAc TGTGATGCTGATTATTGGCTATTATCAGATCCAAGCGTTAGCATCACTGACATGTGGCGGACTGAAT CTCTGATTGAGTGGAGCGAGCTTGGTACGCTAAATGAGGGCTATGGCATTGCCACAGTTAGCTCAACATGTCCCCAAACACCCACTTTAAATGCAACAGAAGCACCTTCTGCTAACTCAACCGGGAAGTGA
- the LOC105799245 gene encoding transcription factor E2FB isoform X3: MDGVEKQKFQHFSKRNKYKIYKMLFSSPAFFTFHFANYRSNQFPPKRLPFFPQFRYSSFKGKGPQKPNFLFKFNFLMSASQEPLNQSLQLQNQQLPFSMKPPFMSPGGDYHHFASTESRRLADQKGDAIVVQSPRKSDVADREVESGDWARPPGYTEVIGSPLQTPVSGKGGKAQKISRLTKNSRSGPQIPASNLGSPGNNVTPTGPCRYDSSLGLLTRKFINLIKQAEDGILDLNKAADTLEVQKRRIYDITNVLEGIGLIEKKLKNRIQWKGLDVSRPGKIDENVTTLQAEVENLSIEERCLDEQIREMQERLRNLSEDENNQKWLFVTEEDIKSLPCFQNETLIAIKAPHGTTLEVPDPDEQAVDYSQRRYRIVLRSSMGPIDVYLVSQFEEKFEEIQGADPPPNFPSTSGLNENPATTMVPEESRGKEIEMQGQDDNRMCSDLNASQDFVSGIMKIVPSDVDCDADYWLLSDPSVSITDMWRTESLIEWSELGTLNEGYGIATVSSTCPQTPTLNATEAPSANSTGK, translated from the exons ATGGATGGGGTGGAGAAACagaaatttcaacattttagcaaaagaaataaatataaaatatataaaatgttattttcctCTCCCGCTTTTTTCACTTTCCATTTTGCTAATTACAGGTCTAACCAATTCCCCCCAAAAAGACTTCCCTTTTTCCCACAGTTCCGTTACTCTTCTTTCAAAGGAAAGGGTCCCCAGAAGcccaattttcttttcaaatttaattttctcaTGTCCGCTTCTCAAGAGCCGTTAAACCAATCCCTACAGCTGCAAAATCAGCAGCTGCCTTTCTCTATGAAGCCGCCGTTTATGTCTCCTGGAGGCGATTATCACCACTTTGCTTCCACCGAGTCTCGCCGCTTAGCCGATCAAAAAGGCGATGCCATTGTCGTCCAATCTCCT AGGAAGAGTGACGTAGCAGATCGAGAAGTTGAGTCTGGTGACTGGGCAAGGCCTCCAGGGTACACTGAAGTTATTGGCAGTCCTCTCCAGACACCTGTATCAGGAAAAGGGGGAAAGGCTCAAAAAATATCAAGGCTAACAAAGAACAGTAGATCTGGTCCTCAAATTCCTGCTTCAAATCTTG GTTCTCCTGGCAATAATGTCACTCCTACAGGTCCCTGCCGTTATGACAGCTCCTTAG GGCTTTTGACAAGGAAGttcatcaatttgattaaaCAAGCTGAAGATGGTATTCTTGATTTGAATAAAGCTGCTGATACCTTGGAG GTGCAAAAGAGGAGGATATATGACATTACCAATGTTCTTGAAGGAATTGGTCTCATagaaaagaaactcaagaaCAGAATTCAGTGGAA GGGGCTTGATGTCTCAAGGCCAGGCAAGATTGATGAGAATGTCACTACTTTGCag GCAGAGGTTGAGAACCTTTCTATCGAGGAACGCTGTTTAGATGAACAAATCAG AGAAATGCAAGAAAGATTGAGGAACCTCAGTGAAgacgaaaataatcaaaa GTGGCTCTTTGTCACCGAGGAAGATATCAAGAGCTTACCCTGCTTCCAG AATGAAACACTAATAGCCATTAAAGCTCCACATGGAACCACTCTGGAAGTCCCAGATCCTGACGAG CAGGCTGTTGACTATTCCCAAAGGAGGTACAGGATTGTCCTCAGAAGCTCAATGGGTCCTATAGATGTTTACCTTGTCAG TCAATTTGAGGAGAAATTTGAAGAGATACAAGGAGCGGATCCACCTCCAAACTTTCCATCAACTTCAGGCTTGAATGAGAACCCAGCAACAACAATGGTACCAGAGGAAAGCAGAGGGAAGGAGATTGAAATGCAGGGGCAAGATGATAATAGAATGTGCTCAGATCTTAATGCCTCACAGGATTTTGTGAGTGGGATCATGAAGATCGTTCCCTCTGATGTAGAc TGTGATGCTGATTATTGGCTATTATCAGATCCAAGCGTTAGCATCACTGACATGTGGCGGACTGAAT CTCTGATTGAGTGGAGCGAGCTTGGTACGCTAAATGAGGGCTATGGCATTGCCACAGTTAGCTCAACATGTCCCCAAACACCCACTTTAAATGCAACAGAAGCACCTTCTGCTAACTCAACCGGGAAGTGA
- the LOC105799245 gene encoding transcription factor E2FB isoform X5 has product MDGVEKQKFQHFSKRNKYKIYKMLFSSPAFFTFHFANYRSNQFPPKRLPFFPQFRYSSFKGKGPQKPNFLFKFNFLMSASQEPLNQSLQLQNQQLPFSMKPPFMSPGGDYHHFASTESRRLADQKGDAIVVQSPRKSDVADREVESGDWARPPGYTEVIGSPLQTPVSGKGGKAQKISRLTKNSRSGPQIPASNLGLLTRKFINLIKQAEDGILDLNKAADTLEVQKRRIYDITNVLEGIGLIEKKLKNRIQWKGLDVSRPGKIDENVTTLQVHAHAEVENLSIEERCLDEQIREMQERLRNLSEDENNQKWLFVTEEDIKSLPCFQNETLIAIKAPHGTTLEVPDPDEQAVDYSQRRYRIVLRSSMGPIDVYLVSQFEEKFEEIQGADPPPNFPSTSGLNENPATTMVPEESRGKEIEMQGQDDNRMCSDLNASQDFVSGIMKIVPSDVDCDADYWLLSDPSVSITDMWRTESLIEWSELGTLNEGYGIATVSSTCPQTPTLNATEAPSANSTGK; this is encoded by the exons ATGGATGGGGTGGAGAAACagaaatttcaacattttagcaaaagaaataaatataaaatatataaaatgttattttcctCTCCCGCTTTTTTCACTTTCCATTTTGCTAATTACAGGTCTAACCAATTCCCCCCAAAAAGACTTCCCTTTTTCCCACAGTTCCGTTACTCTTCTTTCAAAGGAAAGGGTCCCCAGAAGcccaattttcttttcaaatttaattttctcaTGTCCGCTTCTCAAGAGCCGTTAAACCAATCCCTACAGCTGCAAAATCAGCAGCTGCCTTTCTCTATGAAGCCGCCGTTTATGTCTCCTGGAGGCGATTATCACCACTTTGCTTCCACCGAGTCTCGCCGCTTAGCCGATCAAAAAGGCGATGCCATTGTCGTCCAATCTCCT AGGAAGAGTGACGTAGCAGATCGAGAAGTTGAGTCTGGTGACTGGGCAAGGCCTCCAGGGTACACTGAAGTTATTGGCAGTCCTCTCCAGACACCTGTATCAGGAAAAGGGGGAAAGGCTCAAAAAATATCAAGGCTAACAAAGAACAGTAGATCTGGTCCTCAAATTCCTGCTTCAAATCTTG GGCTTTTGACAAGGAAGttcatcaatttgattaaaCAAGCTGAAGATGGTATTCTTGATTTGAATAAAGCTGCTGATACCTTGGAG GTGCAAAAGAGGAGGATATATGACATTACCAATGTTCTTGAAGGAATTGGTCTCATagaaaagaaactcaagaaCAGAATTCAGTGGAA GGGGCTTGATGTCTCAAGGCCAGGCAAGATTGATGAGAATGTCACTACTTTGCag gTACATGCACAT GCAGAGGTTGAGAACCTTTCTATCGAGGAACGCTGTTTAGATGAACAAATCAG AGAAATGCAAGAAAGATTGAGGAACCTCAGTGAAgacgaaaataatcaaaa GTGGCTCTTTGTCACCGAGGAAGATATCAAGAGCTTACCCTGCTTCCAG AATGAAACACTAATAGCCATTAAAGCTCCACATGGAACCACTCTGGAAGTCCCAGATCCTGACGAG CAGGCTGTTGACTATTCCCAAAGGAGGTACAGGATTGTCCTCAGAAGCTCAATGGGTCCTATAGATGTTTACCTTGTCAG TCAATTTGAGGAGAAATTTGAAGAGATACAAGGAGCGGATCCACCTCCAAACTTTCCATCAACTTCAGGCTTGAATGAGAACCCAGCAACAACAATGGTACCAGAGGAAAGCAGAGGGAAGGAGATTGAAATGCAGGGGCAAGATGATAATAGAATGTGCTCAGATCTTAATGCCTCACAGGATTTTGTGAGTGGGATCATGAAGATCGTTCCCTCTGATGTAGAc TGTGATGCTGATTATTGGCTATTATCAGATCCAAGCGTTAGCATCACTGACATGTGGCGGACTGAAT CTCTGATTGAGTGGAGCGAGCTTGGTACGCTAAATGAGGGCTATGGCATTGCCACAGTTAGCTCAACATGTCCCCAAACACCCACTTTAAATGCAACAGAAGCACCTTCTGCTAACTCAACCGGGAAGTGA
- the LOC105799245 gene encoding transcription factor E2FB isoform X1, translated as MDGVEKQKFQHFSKRNKYKIYKMLFSSPAFFTFHFANYRSNQFPPKRLPFFPQFRYSSFKGKGPQKPNFLFKFNFLMSASQEPLNQSLQLQNQQLPFSMKPPFMSPGGDYHHFASTESRRLADQKGDAIVVQSPRKSDVADREVESGDWARPPGYTEVIGSPLQTPVSGKGGKAQKISRLTKNSRSGPQIPASNLGSPGNNVTPTGPCRYDSSLGLLTRKFINLIKQAEDGILDLNKAADTLEVQKRRIYDITNVLEGIGLIEKKLKNRIQWKGLDVSRPGKIDENVTTLQVHAHAEVENLSIEERCLDEQIREMQERLRNLSEDENNQKWLFVTEEDIKSLPCFQNETLIAIKAPHGTTLEVPDPDEQAVDYSQRRYRIVLRSSMGPIDVYLVSQFEEKFEEIQGADPPPNFPSTSGLNENPATTMVPEESRGKEIEMQGQDDNRMCSDLNASQDFVSGIMKIVPSDVDCDADYWLLSDPSVSITDMWRTESLIEWSELGTLNEGYGIATVSSTCPQTPTLNATEAPSANSTGK; from the exons ATGGATGGGGTGGAGAAACagaaatttcaacattttagcaaaagaaataaatataaaatatataaaatgttattttcctCTCCCGCTTTTTTCACTTTCCATTTTGCTAATTACAGGTCTAACCAATTCCCCCCAAAAAGACTTCCCTTTTTCCCACAGTTCCGTTACTCTTCTTTCAAAGGAAAGGGTCCCCAGAAGcccaattttcttttcaaatttaattttctcaTGTCCGCTTCTCAAGAGCCGTTAAACCAATCCCTACAGCTGCAAAATCAGCAGCTGCCTTTCTCTATGAAGCCGCCGTTTATGTCTCCTGGAGGCGATTATCACCACTTTGCTTCCACCGAGTCTCGCCGCTTAGCCGATCAAAAAGGCGATGCCATTGTCGTCCAATCTCCT AGGAAGAGTGACGTAGCAGATCGAGAAGTTGAGTCTGGTGACTGGGCAAGGCCTCCAGGGTACACTGAAGTTATTGGCAGTCCTCTCCAGACACCTGTATCAGGAAAAGGGGGAAAGGCTCAAAAAATATCAAGGCTAACAAAGAACAGTAGATCTGGTCCTCAAATTCCTGCTTCAAATCTTG GTTCTCCTGGCAATAATGTCACTCCTACAGGTCCCTGCCGTTATGACAGCTCCTTAG GGCTTTTGACAAGGAAGttcatcaatttgattaaaCAAGCTGAAGATGGTATTCTTGATTTGAATAAAGCTGCTGATACCTTGGAG GTGCAAAAGAGGAGGATATATGACATTACCAATGTTCTTGAAGGAATTGGTCTCATagaaaagaaactcaagaaCAGAATTCAGTGGAA GGGGCTTGATGTCTCAAGGCCAGGCAAGATTGATGAGAATGTCACTACTTTGCag gTACATGCACAT GCAGAGGTTGAGAACCTTTCTATCGAGGAACGCTGTTTAGATGAACAAATCAG AGAAATGCAAGAAAGATTGAGGAACCTCAGTGAAgacgaaaataatcaaaa GTGGCTCTTTGTCACCGAGGAAGATATCAAGAGCTTACCCTGCTTCCAG AATGAAACACTAATAGCCATTAAAGCTCCACATGGAACCACTCTGGAAGTCCCAGATCCTGACGAG CAGGCTGTTGACTATTCCCAAAGGAGGTACAGGATTGTCCTCAGAAGCTCAATGGGTCCTATAGATGTTTACCTTGTCAG TCAATTTGAGGAGAAATTTGAAGAGATACAAGGAGCGGATCCACCTCCAAACTTTCCATCAACTTCAGGCTTGAATGAGAACCCAGCAACAACAATGGTACCAGAGGAAAGCAGAGGGAAGGAGATTGAAATGCAGGGGCAAGATGATAATAGAATGTGCTCAGATCTTAATGCCTCACAGGATTTTGTGAGTGGGATCATGAAGATCGTTCCCTCTGATGTAGAc TGTGATGCTGATTATTGGCTATTATCAGATCCAAGCGTTAGCATCACTGACATGTGGCGGACTGAAT CTCTGATTGAGTGGAGCGAGCTTGGTACGCTAAATGAGGGCTATGGCATTGCCACAGTTAGCTCAACATGTCCCCAAACACCCACTTTAAATGCAACAGAAGCACCTTCTGCTAACTCAACCGGGAAGTGA